A single region of the Bacillus cereus genome encodes:
- the glpP gene encoding glycerol uptake operon antiterminator GlpP, with protein sequence MEFHEQKILPAVRQIKDLEKLLHSSYEYIVILDIHVGQLRSVISLAKQYCKKVFLHVDLIHGLQSDGHATEYLCQEFRPYGLLSTKAGVIMKAKQKGVVAIQRIFLIDSSAMEKSCNLLEKTKPDYIEVLPGAMTDIIAEVKERTGVPILAGGFIRTVDDVEKALNAGATAITTSKRELWKHYQKK encoded by the coding sequence ATGGAATTTCATGAACAGAAGATTTTGCCGGCAGTGAGGCAAATTAAAGATTTGGAAAAGCTATTACATAGTTCGTATGAGTATATCGTTATTTTAGATATTCATGTCGGTCAATTGAGGAGTGTTATATCACTTGCGAAGCAATATTGTAAAAAGGTGTTTTTACATGTGGATTTAATTCATGGGTTGCAGAGTGATGGGCATGCGACGGAGTATTTATGCCAAGAGTTTAGACCGTACGGGTTACTTTCGACAAAGGCCGGTGTCATTATGAAGGCGAAGCAAAAGGGTGTTGTGGCAATTCAGCGTATCTTTTTAATCGATTCTAGCGCAATGGAAAAGAGTTGCAACCTTTTGGAAAAGACGAAGCCGGATTATATTGAGGTGCTTCCAGGAGCAATGACGGACATTATCGCTGAAGTGAAGGAGCGTACTGGTGTACCGATTTTGGCGGGTGGTTTTATTCGTACAGTTGATGATGTGGAGAAAGCGTTAAATGCTGGTGCGACAGCAATTACGACATCAAAACGCGAACTATGGAAACATTACCAAAAAAAGTGA
- the glpF gene encoding glycerol uptake facilitator protein GlpF, whose product MSAFLGELIGTALLILLGGGVCAGVSLKKSFAKDSGWIVITMGWGLAVAMAAYAVGSISGAHLNPALTIGLAFKGAFPWSDVPMYIAAQMIGAIIGAVIVYLHYLPHWKETEDPGTKLGVFATGPAIPNTFANLLSEMIGTFVLVFGILAIGANKFADGLNPFIVGFLIVSIGLSLGGTTGYAINPARDLGPRIAHFFLPIAGKGGSNWKYAWIPVVGPILGGSLAGLFHQVVFEGKQNPALIYVIIATVIVLAISYMTSKKSGSTTNNRKVA is encoded by the coding sequence ATGTCAGCATTTTTAGGGGAATTAATAGGGACAGCGTTGTTAATCTTACTTGGTGGCGGCGTTTGTGCTGGTGTAAGTTTAAAGAAATCGTTTGCGAAAGATTCTGGTTGGATTGTAATTACAATGGGCTGGGGCTTAGCGGTTGCTATGGCAGCGTATGCAGTTGGATCAATTAGTGGGGCACATTTGAATCCGGCTTTAACGATAGGACTTGCTTTTAAGGGAGCGTTCCCATGGAGTGACGTACCTATGTATATCGCAGCACAAATGATTGGGGCAATTATCGGGGCAGTTATCGTATATTTACACTACTTACCACATTGGAAAGAAACAGAAGATCCAGGAACAAAGTTAGGTGTATTTGCAACAGGTCCAGCAATTCCGAACACATTTGCAAACCTTTTGAGTGAAATGATTGGAACATTCGTTTTAGTATTTGGTATATTAGCAATTGGAGCAAATAAATTTGCAGATGGATTAAATCCATTTATCGTAGGTTTCTTAATTGTAAGTATTGGTTTATCATTAGGTGGAACAACAGGATACGCAATCAACCCGGCTCGTGATTTAGGTCCGCGTATTGCACACTTCTTCCTTCCGATTGCAGGAAAAGGCGGTTCAAATTGGAAGTATGCATGGATTCCAGTAGTTGGTCCGATTCTAGGTGGATCACTTGCAGGTTTATTCCATCAAGTTGTATTTGAAGGAAAACAAAATCCAGCACTTATTTATGTGATTATTGCAACTGTGATTGTACTAGCAATCTCTTATATGACAAGTAAAAAAAGCGGAAGCACTACAAATAATAGAAAAGTAGCATAG
- the glpK gene encoding glycerol kinase GlpK has product MKKYILSLDQGTTSSRAILFNKEGKIVHSAQKEFTQHFPKPGWVEHNAQEIWGSILAVIATCLSEADVKPEQIAGIGITNQRETAVVWDKTTGKPIYNAIVWQSRQTVEICDELKEKGYSEMVREKTGLLIDAYFSGTKVKWILDNVEGAREKAENGELLFGTIDTWLVWKLSGGKAHVTDYSNASRTLMFNIHDLQWDDELLDMLTVPKSMLPEVRPSSEIYGETIDYHFFGQNIPIAGVAGDQQAALFGQACFGEGMAKNTYGTGCFMLMNTGEKAVASEHGLLTTIAWGLDGKVNYALEGSIFVAGSAIQWLRDGMRMFKDASESEVYASRVASTEGVYVVPAFVGLGTPYWDSEVRGAMFGVTRGTTKEHFIRATLESLAYQTKDVLCAMEADSGIELNTLRVDGGAVKNNFLMKFQSDILEVPVERPVINETTALGAAYLAGLAVGYWKNQDEIKAQWHMDKRFEPTMEAETSEELYAGWKKAIEATKAFK; this is encoded by the coding sequence ATGAAAAAATATATTCTTTCATTAGACCAAGGAACAACAAGCTCACGCGCAATTCTTTTCAATAAAGAAGGAAAAATCGTTCATTCAGCTCAAAAAGAGTTTACACAACATTTTCCAAAGCCAGGCTGGGTTGAGCATAATGCACAAGAAATTTGGGGATCTATTTTAGCAGTTATCGCAACTTGCTTAAGTGAAGCGGATGTAAAACCAGAACAAATCGCTGGTATCGGTATTACGAACCAACGTGAAACAGCGGTTGTATGGGATAAAACAACTGGAAAACCAATTTATAACGCAATCGTATGGCAATCTCGTCAAACAGTTGAAATTTGTGATGAGTTAAAAGAAAAAGGTTATAGCGAGATGGTTCGCGAAAAAACAGGTCTTTTAATTGATGCATACTTCTCTGGTACGAAAGTAAAATGGATTTTAGATAACGTTGAAGGTGCAAGAGAAAAAGCGGAAAACGGCGAGTTATTATTCGGAACAATTGATACATGGCTTGTATGGAAATTATCTGGCGGTAAAGCGCACGTAACAGATTACTCAAACGCATCACGTACATTAATGTTTAACATTCACGACTTACAATGGGATGATGAGCTTCTAGACATGTTAACAGTACCAAAGAGTATGCTTCCAGAAGTACGTCCATCATCTGAAATATATGGTGAAACAATTGATTATCACTTCTTCGGCCAAAATATACCGATTGCAGGTGTAGCTGGTGATCAGCAAGCAGCATTATTTGGACAAGCTTGTTTCGGTGAAGGTATGGCGAAAAATACTTACGGAACTGGTTGCTTCATGTTAATGAACACAGGCGAAAAAGCAGTTGCTTCTGAGCATGGCCTATTAACAACAATTGCATGGGGTTTAGATGGTAAAGTAAATTACGCATTAGAAGGAAGTATTTTCGTAGCAGGTTCTGCAATTCAGTGGTTACGTGACGGAATGCGCATGTTTAAAGATGCGAGCGAGAGTGAAGTGTACGCATCACGCGTTGCATCAACTGAAGGTGTATACGTTGTACCGGCATTCGTAGGTTTAGGTACACCGTATTGGGATAGTGAAGTACGCGGCGCTATGTTTGGTGTAACACGTGGTACGACGAAAGAGCACTTCATTCGTGCAACGCTAGAATCTTTAGCATACCAAACGAAAGATGTACTATGCGCAATGGAAGCTGATTCAGGGATTGAACTGAACACATTACGCGTTGATGGCGGAGCAGTTAAAAATAACTTCTTAATGAAGTTCCAAAGTGATATTTTAGAGGTTCCTGTAGAGCGTCCAGTGATCAATGAAACGACAGCTTTAGGTGCAGCATATTTAGCAGGTCTTGCGGTTGGATATTGGAAAAACCAAGATGAAATTAAAGCGCAGTGGCATATGGACAAACGCTTTGAACCAACGATGGAAGCGGAAACAAGCGAAGAGCTATATGCTGGATGGAAAAAGGCAATTGAAGCAACAAAAGCTTTCAAATAA
- the glpD gene encoding aerobic glycerol-3-phosphate dehydrogenase — protein MKFSSKQRKDVLNGVNKQELDVIVIGGGITGSGIALDGATRGLSTIVFEMQDFAAGTSSRSTKLVHGGLRYLKQLEVKMVAEVGKERAIVYENGPHVTTPEWMLLPFHTGGTFGSFSTSIGLRVYDFLAGVKRSERRKMFNREETLNKEPLVKQEGLKGGGYYVEYRTDDARLTIEVMKEAIEHGAKAVNYAKVDSFLYKDGKVCGVRVIDLLDGEVYEVYGKKIVNAAGPWVDTLREKDNSKKGKVLQLSKGVHLVIDQKRFPLGQAIYFDTPDKRMVFAIPRGGKTYVGTTDTFYDKDAAVPHMTTEDRTYIINAINYMFPSVKITEKDVESSWAGVRPLIYEEGKNASEISRKDEIWTSESGLITIAGGKLTGYRKMAEMVVDYVTNLLQKEGHSAYPKSDTKHMPISGGHVSGSHGFSAFVAKKAGEGTKYGLTTAQAEEFAKFYGSNVDVLFDLAKKHKNEAKEYNMPLDVLIPLVYAMDYEMTAKPVDFFVRRRGAVFFNIHWVYEWKEAVINYMAAKLGWSKEEQMKYTAELEKALTDAVIPVDQQEQAAALA, from the coding sequence ATGAAATTTTCAAGTAAACAACGTAAAGACGTATTAAATGGAGTAAATAAGCAAGAGTTAGATGTGATCGTAATTGGTGGAGGTATTACTGGTTCTGGTATTGCATTAGATGGGGCAACACGCGGTTTATCAACGATTGTGTTTGAAATGCAGGACTTTGCAGCAGGTACATCAAGTCGTTCAACGAAACTTGTACATGGCGGTTTACGTTATTTAAAACAACTTGAAGTGAAAATGGTAGCAGAGGTGGGGAAAGAGCGTGCGATCGTATATGAGAACGGTCCCCATGTAACAACACCAGAGTGGATGTTACTTCCGTTCCATACAGGCGGTACGTTCGGATCATTTAGTACATCAATTGGTCTTCGTGTATATGACTTCTTAGCAGGTGTAAAACGAAGCGAGCGCAGAAAGATGTTTAACCGTGAAGAAACGCTAAATAAAGAGCCTCTTGTAAAACAAGAAGGATTAAAAGGCGGCGGTTACTACGTAGAATATCGTACAGACGATGCGCGTCTTACAATTGAAGTAATGAAAGAAGCGATTGAGCATGGTGCGAAAGCTGTTAACTACGCAAAAGTAGACAGTTTCTTATATAAAGATGGAAAAGTATGCGGTGTACGTGTAATCGATTTACTAGACGGTGAAGTATACGAAGTTTACGGTAAGAAAATTGTAAACGCAGCCGGTCCTTGGGTAGATACACTTCGTGAAAAAGATAACTCGAAAAAAGGTAAAGTACTGCAGTTATCAAAAGGTGTTCACTTAGTAATTGATCAAAAACGTTTCCCATTAGGCCAAGCGATTTACTTCGATACACCAGATAAACGTATGGTGTTCGCGATTCCGCGCGGAGGAAAAACGTACGTAGGTACAACAGATACGTTCTATGATAAAGACGCAGCTGTACCGCACATGACAACAGAAGATCGCACATATATCATTAATGCGATTAACTACATGTTCCCAAGCGTGAAAATTACAGAAAAAGATGTGGAATCAAGTTGGGCTGGTGTACGTCCGTTAATTTATGAAGAAGGTAAGAATGCATCTGAAATTTCTCGTAAAGATGAAATTTGGACTTCTGAATCTGGTTTAATTACAATCGCAGGTGGTAAATTGACAGGATACCGCAAAATGGCTGAAATGGTAGTAGACTACGTAACGAACCTATTACAAAAAGAAGGACATAGCGCATATCCGAAGAGTGACACGAAACATATGCCAATCTCTGGTGGACATGTAAGTGGTTCACATGGATTCTCAGCATTCGTTGCGAAAAAAGCAGGCGAAGGTACGAAATACGGTTTAACAACAGCTCAAGCAGAAGAATTCGCGAAATTCTATGGCTCTAACGTAGACGTACTGTTCGACTTAGCGAAAAAACATAAAAACGAAGCGAAAGAATACAACATGCCGCTAGACGTTCTAATCCCTCTTGTATACGCAATGGATTACGAAATGACAGCGAAACCAGTTGACTTCTTCGTACGCCGCAGAGGTGCTGTATTCTTTAACATCCACTGGGTATACGAGTGGAAAGAAGCAGTAATCAACTACATGGCTGCAAAACTAGGCTGGAGCAAAGAAGAGCAAATGAAATATACTGCTGAACTAGAAAAAGCATTAACAGACGCTGTAATTCCTGTAGATCAACAAGAACAAGCAGCTGCGTTAGCGTAA
- a CDS encoding DUF3995 domain-containing protein: MKGVITIKNNNNQHPPDKIDKWLVFTGYAAFVWSALFGLIHIYWAAGGTLGFEGRTMGKVLFIINLVAIALCIVAAFTALALVQAWGRRFPSWLLLTAAWGACAILGLRGGVGITQSLLDSESLSLLLVIVEPFFLLGGILYGLLAFLYIYTSNNKKKTKQDGINL; this comes from the coding sequence ATGAAAGGAGTTATTACAATCAAAAACAATAATAATCAACATCCGCCGGACAAAATCGATAAGTGGTTGGTTTTTACTGGTTATGCAGCTTTTGTTTGGTCAGCTCTATTCGGGTTAATTCACATTTATTGGGCGGCAGGAGGTACTTTAGGATTTGAAGGCAGGACAATGGGCAAAGTGTTATTCATCATTAATCTAGTTGCAATTGCTCTATGTATAGTTGCTGCATTTACTGCACTTGCACTTGTTCAAGCATGGGGACGAAGATTTCCATCCTGGTTGTTGCTCACTGCAGCATGGGGAGCATGTGCAATTTTAGGTTTGCGGGGTGGCGTAGGGATAACTCAAAGCTTGTTGGACTCAGAATCCCTTTCTTTACTATTAGTAATTGTTGAACCGTTTTTCTTGTTAGGAGGAATCTTATATGGGCTTCTTGCTTTTCTTTATATTTACACCTCCAATAATAAGAAAAAAACAAAACAAGACGGGATAAATCTATAA
- a CDS encoding bifunctional metallophosphatase/5'-nucleotidase, with protein sequence MLKKIIPVALALSTITFSSVFAAPSAQTNTEPNRYIDVQMLGINDFHGQLDTVKKINNKDAGGIEYLAAYLRDREKQNPNTLKVHAGDIVGASPPVSALLQDEPTIEFLNDLKFDVGTIGNHEFDEGVEEMHRLIYGGYHEKTGNFKGAKFPYVAANFYNKSTGRLFLPPFTIKKVQGVPVGFIGVVTTDVPNVVMPTMLKNVEITDEVEAINKSVKQLKELGVKSIVVLAHNGGTTDANGVTNGDLVRLANETDPEVDVIFGGHSHTYVNGTVNNKLVVQANSYGMAFADVDVKIDRKTKDIVEKKAEIVTTYHEGIEPDKKIKKKMEKYQAKIAPLVNEVIGKSTNPLDRKLNTAGESTLGNLVADAQRATMQSQIALMNPGGIRNDLDAGDITWGEIYGIQPFGNQLIKVNLTGQDIRDILNQQWQKDITRMLQISGIQYTWDANKPNGEKVTSIHLTNGEEIIPSKTYSVVANAFLASGGDGFVSFKNGKDAETGPTDFEALVDYIKQAKEPIQPIIDGRIQKIN encoded by the coding sequence ATGTTAAAAAAAATCATTCCAGTTGCTTTAGCATTAAGTACAATTACTTTTTCAAGTGTATTTGCTGCGCCTTCGGCTCAAACAAATACAGAACCAAACCGCTACATAGATGTACAAATGCTCGGTATTAACGATTTTCATGGGCAACTAGACACTGTAAAGAAAATTAACAATAAAGATGCAGGGGGAATCGAGTACTTAGCGGCTTATTTACGTGATCGTGAAAAACAAAATCCAAATACATTAAAGGTTCATGCGGGCGATATCGTTGGAGCAAGTCCTCCTGTCTCAGCATTATTACAAGACGAACCTACGATTGAATTTCTAAACGATTTAAAATTTGATGTTGGAACCATCGGAAATCATGAATTTGATGAAGGTGTTGAAGAAATGCACCGCCTTATTTATGGTGGATACCATGAAAAAACAGGGAATTTTAAAGGAGCAAAATTCCCATATGTTGCCGCAAATTTCTATAATAAATCCACCGGGCGTCTATTTTTACCACCATTTACTATAAAAAAGGTACAAGGAGTTCCTGTTGGCTTTATCGGAGTCGTAACAACAGATGTTCCTAACGTTGTTATGCCTACTATGCTAAAGAATGTAGAAATTACAGATGAAGTTGAAGCCATTAACAAATCCGTAAAGCAATTGAAAGAACTAGGCGTTAAATCTATCGTTGTTCTTGCGCATAACGGAGGTACAACAGATGCGAACGGCGTAACAAATGGTGATCTCGTCCGATTAGCAAATGAGACTGATCCAGAAGTCGATGTTATTTTTGGGGGGCATAGCCACACCTATGTAAATGGAACTGTTAATAATAAACTTGTCGTACAAGCAAATTCTTATGGAATGGCTTTTGCCGATGTTGATGTAAAGATTGATCGTAAGACAAAAGATATTGTCGAGAAAAAAGCAGAAATTGTTACAACTTACCATGAAGGCATAGAGCCTGATAAAAAAATAAAGAAGAAGATGGAGAAGTATCAAGCTAAAATCGCACCTCTTGTCAATGAGGTTATTGGTAAGTCTACCAATCCACTAGATCGCAAACTAAATACGGCTGGTGAATCTACTCTCGGCAATTTAGTTGCTGATGCCCAGCGTGCAACAATGCAATCCCAAATTGCTCTTATGAACCCTGGTGGTATTCGTAATGACTTAGATGCTGGTGATATTACATGGGGAGAAATATATGGCATTCAACCATTCGGAAATCAATTAATAAAGGTTAATTTAACGGGTCAAGACATACGTGATATTTTAAATCAACAATGGCAAAAAGACATCACAAGAATGCTTCAAATTTCAGGGATCCAATACACTTGGGATGCGAACAAGCCAAATGGAGAAAAAGTCACAAGTATTCACTTAACAAATGGAGAAGAAATTATTCCTTCTAAAACTTACAGCGTTGTTGCGAATGCATTTCTAGCTTCAGGTGGCGATGGATTTGTATCCTTTAAAAATGGGAAAGATGCTGAAACAGGACCAACTGATTTTGAAGCATTAGTAGATTATATAAAACAAGCAAAAGAACCAATTCAGCCTATTATTGATGGAAGAATCCAAAAAATAAATTAG
- a CDS encoding sigma-70 family RNA polymerase sigma factor, giving the protein MDELTVEVFEIEDKEDLIDEIMNKYGQEVLQLVYSYVNNKEVAEDLTQDIFVKCYKSLHTYKGNSNLKTWLWRIAINHCKDYLKSWYNKKVIVTEDESAYIEIQNDSVEQTVIQNAEDSRLASAVMNLPIKYREVIYLFYYEELSIKEIATVIEVKENTIKTRLKKAKELLKKGLEG; this is encoded by the coding sequence GTGGATGAATTAACGGTAGAAGTGTTTGAAATAGAAGATAAGGAGGACCTTATCGACGAAATAATGAACAAGTATGGACAAGAAGTCCTGCAGCTTGTGTATTCATATGTGAATAATAAAGAGGTTGCTGAGGATTTAACGCAAGATATATTTGTGAAATGCTATAAATCTCTTCATACATATAAAGGGAATTCTAATTTAAAAACATGGTTATGGAGAATTGCGATTAATCATTGTAAGGACTATTTAAAAAGTTGGTATAACAAAAAAGTTATCGTGACAGAGGATGAATCTGCGTATATTGAGATTCAAAATGATAGTGTCGAACAAACTGTCATTCAAAATGCAGAGGATAGTAGGCTGGCTTCTGCAGTAATGAATTTACCGATAAAATATCGAGAAGTGATTTATCTATTTTATTATGAAGAGTTATCAATTAAAGAGATTGCTACGGTAATAGAAGTGAAGGAAAACACGATAAAAACGAGATTGAAAAAAGCGAAGGAACTATTGAAGAAAGGATTGGAGGGATAA
- a CDS encoding PadR family transcriptional regulator: MEDRLKGLRKSMENTTFKHLSFSDQHRKRVREKINQSSEKEEDILLAVLQLLMNEKTGYELMQLLRGRGIQKFEGNEGFLYTLLHRLEQNRFIQSSWDHEGAKYYQLNDKGNKMLRKAEKNATKARIILKGLVQE; encoded by the coding sequence ATGGAAGATCGATTAAAAGGCTTGCGAAAATCAATGGAGAACACAACTTTTAAACATTTGAGTTTTTCTGATCAGCATCGAAAGCGGGTGCGTGAAAAAATCAATCAATCGTCCGAAAAGGAAGAAGATATCCTTTTAGCAGTGTTGCAACTTCTTATGAATGAAAAAACAGGTTATGAATTGATGCAGTTACTACGGGGGAGAGGGATTCAAAAGTTCGAAGGAAATGAAGGTTTTTTATACACTTTATTACACCGCTTAGAACAGAATCGTTTTATCCAATCGAGTTGGGATCACGAAGGAGCTAAATATTATCAATTAAATGATAAAGGAAATAAGATGCTGCGAAAGGCAGAGAAGAATGCTACGAAGGCACGAATTATATTAAAAGGATTAGTACAGGAGTGA
- a CDS encoding FtsW/RodA/SpoVE family cell cycle protein, translating to MNKKGEQFLKEVTNHIKSKEAKDLVATELDFHLKQTKNMWMDKGLSEEIAEDKAVEQMGSPIKLGQELNKLHKPKVDWFLIGLLVVAMGLGFLPVLAFGYMNDFLMNKVLSVILGIATVVVMMLLDYRKLERLGWLFYTIGVLILLILNCFPNAGVAGEPLIKIGPVAIGRLMAVPFFFLAWASFFNNSRVKVRYLVALYLFSLYLFLIGSAFSTMFIYIAMVFVMLWWSKLGKKTAVIITAVPICLFIIRMSFSLDSVKRYYWPTFLAYINPERDARGAGFMYIRLKEVMSSAGWFGTAGDTKFIPAGDTDFVFASLTYYYGYFLALILVFVLSLFVARIVVISYKINDRYGKLLLVGGMTLFVVQFIYNVGMILGLLPIAAISLPFISYGLTPTVFHALLMGIVLSVYRRKDISFRMRKTP from the coding sequence TTGAACAAAAAAGGGGAGCAGTTTTTAAAAGAAGTTACGAACCATATTAAATCAAAAGAAGCGAAGGACTTGGTGGCAACTGAACTAGACTTTCACTTAAAACAGACGAAGAATATGTGGATGGATAAAGGGTTAAGCGAGGAAATTGCTGAAGATAAGGCTGTTGAGCAAATGGGGAGTCCGATTAAACTTGGCCAGGAGCTTAACAAACTACATAAGCCAAAGGTGGATTGGTTTTTAATTGGTTTATTAGTGGTTGCGATGGGGCTAGGATTTTTGCCGGTTCTAGCTTTTGGATATATGAATGATTTTCTAATGAATAAGGTGCTATCTGTTATTCTCGGTATTGCAACAGTTGTAGTGATGATGCTACTTGATTACCGGAAATTAGAGAGATTAGGGTGGCTGTTTTATACAATTGGTGTACTTATCTTGTTAATATTAAATTGTTTTCCAAACGCTGGGGTGGCTGGAGAACCGTTAATAAAAATTGGTCCCGTTGCAATTGGCCGTTTAATGGCAGTGCCGTTCTTTTTTCTAGCTTGGGCTTCTTTTTTCAATAATAGTAGGGTGAAAGTTAGGTATCTTGTGGCTTTGTATTTGTTTTCTCTGTATTTATTCTTAATTGGATCCGCTTTTTCAACAATGTTTATTTATATCGCGATGGTCTTCGTTATGCTTTGGTGGAGTAAATTAGGAAAGAAAACGGCAGTGATTATTACAGCTGTACCCATTTGCTTATTTATTATTAGGATGTCCTTTTCCCTGGATTCAGTGAAAAGATACTACTGGCCTACCTTTTTAGCATATATAAATCCAGAGCGTGATGCACGTGGCGCAGGGTTTATGTATATACGTTTAAAAGAGGTAATGTCGTCAGCAGGTTGGTTTGGTACAGCTGGAGATACAAAGTTCATCCCTGCTGGAGATACTGATTTTGTATTTGCAAGTTTGACTTACTATTATGGGTATTTTCTGGCACTAATTCTTGTGTTCGTTCTTTCTCTTTTTGTGGCAAGGATAGTGGTCATATCTTATAAAATAAATGACCGGTACGGTAAACTGCTTCTCGTTGGAGGGATGACTCTTTTTGTAGTTCAATTTATTTATAATGTTGGCATGATTCTAGGCCTATTACCGATTGCTGCTATATCCTTACCTTTTATTAGCTACGGATTAACGCCGACTGTATTTCATGCGCTTTTAATGGGGATTGTGCTCAGTGTATATCGACGTAAAGATATTTCGTTTAGAATGAGAAAAACACCTTGA